The sequence ATGATTCGGGAAACGCCGGCATCCAGGGCAGCGAGAATCAGCTCACCGGTGCCGAAGCTGGAGGTGTCCATGGGATTGCGCTGATCACTGCCCAGTAACTTAAGGCCATTGGCCTGATCGCTGTCGATAACCGCAGTGGTGCCGTCTCCCAAGAAGCCAAACTGGGCCTGCCGGGGCCGGCCGAGGGGATCGGTTACCGTGCAGGTTTCATAGCGGCCGCCTGTAGCATCCACAAGGGCAAGGAGCCGACCTTCTGTGGTTTCGGCCAGGGACGCGTGGCTCTGCTCGACGCACAGCGACAGGGTGGGACGTCGTTTCTCGATGGCATCCATTACCTCCTCAGTGGGGTTCACCGTTCGGTGCGAGTCTTGGGCAGTGACAACTTTCATCGATTCGATCCTCTTCACCAGGCCGCTGGAGATCACAGAGAGACACAACCTCGGTTACACCTGGATCACAGTCGTTCAACAAACATACTATGACATAGGGGGGCCGCTGCTTCTTTGGACGGTTGACCGAATCTGAAACGAAAAACTCTCGCTTTTTTTGTGCTTATGCACAAAATTGGCGAGAGTTTTGTAGGGGAAATGCCTATATGGCGGGGCTAGCGACTCAAGAGGGCCAAATAGAGGCGAGTGCGATCCGGTAGACGATTTAGGTCTAAACCTGTCAGGCTGCTGATCTTATCCAGCCTGTATCTCAGGGTGTTGCGGTGGATGTGCAACGCACTGCAGGTGCGGCTGAGATCGCAATCCAACTCGAAGTAGCTGGTGAGGGTACGGCGAAGGACACCGTTGCCATCCCTGGCGATCAATTGGTCCAGGGGATCGAGCAACTGCCTGCGCCGCCAGGAATCGCTCTGCAGACCACTCACCAGCACCGGCAGGACATTATCCTGATAGAACAACACCTCTCCCAGGCTGCCTGGCGCATCCAGGGTGGCCTTGGCGGTGTCATAGGAGTGGGCCAAGCCCCGCAACCCCGGAAAGTACTCGCCCAAGGCGATGCGAATGTCGAAGGCCGCCTCGCCCCGAATGCGGTTTAGCAGCTTATCCACCCGACGCCGCTCCCGCTCCACCGACCAGCCCTCGCCGGTGAGCTGCACCGGCTTGAGCACCACCACCTCGTTGTCGGTCACCGAGGAGATGGCCACCAGGTTGTTGCGCTCCGGGTACTCCAACAGCTGAACCAGACGCTTCAGGTGCTGGTGATCCGGCGTGTGCTGATCTTTGGAGAACACCTTGATGATGGCCGCAATTCTGGGCTGGGTCAGGTCCAGCTCCAGTCTGGAGGCCAGTGACAGCAGCTGTGATTCGTTAAGATCGCCACCGTGGATCAGGCTGAGCACCAGTTCATCCCGGTGACGCTTGCTCCACTGAATCTGGTCCATCAGGGCGGCCTGCTCCACCACCATCTCGGCGGTCATCTTCACCAGCTCACCATAATTGCGCACCTGTTCGGGCTTGCCAGAGATCCCCACCACACCTATGGGAGTCCCCTGGAACAGAATCGGCAGGTTGATGCCGGGCAACACCCCTTTCAGGCTGGCCGCCATGGCGTCATCAATCTCCAGAACCCGGTTATCACCCATGGCGATGATCGACCCTTCATGCTTTTGATTCAGTCGTTTGGGGTCTCCGGAGCCAATGATCCAGCCATTTTCATCCATCACCACAACGGAGAACTGGATAATCTTCATGGAGCGCTCCACGATCTGGCGCGCAATGGATTCGGTAAGTCTCATGATTTGGCCAAGTGCATAATTCCTCGCAGCAGTGTGCCACGAGCCCCCTATGGCGGCAATGCGCCTGACCGGGATTCGAGGCATCGCCTAGCGAAAAACCAGAGAGTCCAGCACCCCCATCCCCGAGTGCACGCCCCCCTCCGTGACCTTGGCAGGCTTGCTGCGCACCAGGTAGCCGGCATAGCCGCCGTCACCGACGGCCGGCTGGCCATCGATGTGCACCGAAAACAGCCCGATTTCGCTCACCAGCTCTGGCACCACTTCCTCCCGGCCCTGTCGGACCAGAAGTGCCGCCCGTTCCCGTGAGGCCGGCCTCAGTCGCTTCATCAGCATCCAGGCGGGGTACTCCGACGCCTCCATGGTCGCCAGAGGCACCACCATCTGCTCCCCGAATAGGCAATGTCCGCCCCCCTTCGCCCTGATTCTTCAGCACCCAGTCATCCATTGACTGAGAGTCCAGCCAGGTCAGGGTGTGCGTCGACACAGGAAGGCTGGCCTTCAGCAGCGCCAGGACCTCGAGCGCCTCCTCCTGACTGAGGCCAAAGCGTGACAGCTGCCGGGGCGACATCTGCCCCAGCAGCAGCTGCACCCTTTTACTGGTGGCCAGCTGCTGGTCCACCGTGGCGTTGATGGCCACCCGGTGCCGCTCCATGAAGATGCGCGTCTTGGCCAGGGCCTCGCAGCAAGGTTCATGATGAAGGTCGTTGGCCACATAGTCGCGGTAGTGATAACCGGCCCTCAGGTAGACAAAGTCGATGCCGCCGACGCCGCGAAGCAGCAGGCGCCGGTTTGCGCCTGTGGACAGGGCCCCGTAGAGCTCGCGAAAGGTGCGCCGGACCGTCGTGATCCCTTGGCGAAGCAGTTCGGTCTCCAACAGCCTCTGGTCATACACATTGTCCTCATCCTCCTGCACCACCATCAACATCACCGGTCTGCCCGGCTGGCCGGACTCCTCACGGATGCGGTTTGCTGCCGCGGCAATCCCCTGCCCCAGGCGTTCCAGTGCCGGGTTCGCCACCAACTCGCCACTATGGGACGACGACCAGCGCAAGAACTGGCCCGGGTTACGCCGCTGCAGGAAGCGGTGCAGCTCATGGGTACGTTGGCCGAATGGACCCATCCCCGCTGCGATGCCGTTGCACTCCACCAGTTGAAAGCCCAGTTTGCTGTCGTCCATGAAGTCGCTGCGCATGATCAGCACAGGCAAGGGGCGATAGGGCATCACCCCGGCATGAATCCGCCGGTGCATCCGCAACAAACCACTGAAGAAGGGATCCCCCTTGGCCACCGGGGTGATGGCTTGGCGAAGAAAATCGCTGTCCTGGGCCACCCCATGGATCAGCCGACCAAGCAGTCCGGCCACCCTGACAAGCCTGGCATACTCCTCACGCTTGATGACTGAGGGAGAAAAACTGAAAGGCACCTGCCGCATCAGGTGCGCCTCCACCTTGAAACCGACGCCATGGGCAAGGCTCCAGTTGACCGCAGCCAGGACCGCATCTCGGGTTTCGCCATTTATTGCCGCCACCTCCTTCGGAGAGTGTCGAATCAGAGAGTCTTCCATCTGCCTCACCTAATATTTCCACATTAATGGAAATATAGAAGAGTCTGGTTCAGGGCTCAACCAAAATTTCCACAAAAACCGAAATATCGATTTCTCTTTGTACATTGCGCCCCAGTCCGTTTGGACCCCGCAGCATCTTCTGCCACAATAGCGCCACCCTAATTTCAGCCTCCATACCATGTCCGATACCCTGAATCTGGAGACCCTCACCCTGAGACTCCGTCGCTTTCCCGATACCCAGCAAAGCGATCTCATCGCCTGGGACGCCGCCGATGAACTGTTGATGCTCAACGCCCTGCCAGATCTGAAGGGGCAACTGCTGATCATCAACGATCACTTCGGCGCCCTTGGCTGCGCAGCTGCACGGCTGGACCCCATCTGGGTCAACGACTCCTTCGTCGCCCATCAGGCGCTGAA is a genomic window of Ferrimonas sp. YFM containing:
- a CDS encoding sugar diacid recognition domain-containing protein; the protein is MRLTESIARQIVERSMKIIQFSVVVMDENGWIIGSGDPKRLNQKHEGSIIAMGDNRVLEIDDAMAASLKGVLPGINLPILFQGTPIGVVGISGKPEQVRNYGELVKMTAEMVVEQAALMDQIQWSKRHRDELVLSLIHGGDLNESQLLSLASRLELDLTQPRIAAIIKVFSKDQHTPDHQHLKRLVQLLEYPERNNLVAISSVTDNEVVVLKPVQLTGEGWSVERERRRVDKLLNRIRGEAAFDIRIALGEYFPGLRGLAHSYDTAKATLDAPGSLGEVLFYQDNVLPVLVSGLQSDSWRRRQLLDPLDQLIARDGNGVLRRTLTSYFELDCDLSRTCSALHIHRNTLRYRLDKISSLTGLDLNRLPDRTRLYLALLSR